One window of Quercus robur chromosome 12, dhQueRobu3.1, whole genome shotgun sequence genomic DNA carries:
- the LOC126709411 gene encoding uncharacterized protein LOC126709411 isoform X1: MEERRCKFWLPKKNRFCANLPLHDSLFCGNHNPRSNGQWIPCPLDPSHSVLKENLDWHVKRCPLLKQVQSLTLQPFYQKGINAGRDNDDDEEEEKVEDLVAINKPGSESLDNISSEMKRRAVYGMSAPDFCKLIEKIEAVHGLICKDIRDSYKMPEACNVWMKREIDRKLPFQEKHVMQQASILGNLEEFGVLKNAIGREQCDCEEASEDEKNGVSAVVEFGAGRGYLTQMLADCYGIKRVFLVERKSYKLKADRSLRQKESLILERLRIDIEDLNLNAVESLRGSPYLAIGKHLCGPATDLTLRCCLAEHFSQDSVEHCSANRNLRGLAIATCCHHLCQWKHYTSKKYLSHLGITKEEFHAITWFTSWAVDADHGSDLPEVPDVKLQLESIENKECGGDASGVEDIVRNMKAVERAVLGFMCKQIIDMGRLMWVKECGLETEFVKYVPSSISPENHLLIARHTNQF, encoded by the exons ATGGAGGAGAGGCGCTGCAAATTCTGGCTTCCCAAAAAGAACAGATTCTGTGCCAACCTCCCTCTCCACGATTCCTT GTTCTGTGGCAACCACAACCCCAGGTCCAATGGCCAGTGGATTCCATGCCCACTTGACCCTTCTCA CTCTGTGCTCAAAGAAAATCTTGATTGGCATGTTAAGAGATGCCCATTACTCAAACAAGTTCAATCCTTGACTCTCCAACCCTTTTATCAAAAGGGTATCAATGCTGGCAgagataatgatgatgatgaagaagaagaaaaggttgAAGATTTGGTTGCAATAAATAAGCCTGGTTCGGAGTCTTTGGATAATATATCTTCTGAAATGAAGAGACGTGCTGTTTATGGAATGAGTGCGCCTGATTTCTGTAAATTGATTGAGAAGATTGAGGCTGTTCATGGGTTAATATGTAAGGATATCCGGGACTCATATAAGATGCCAGAAGCTTGCAATGTATGGATGAAGAGAGAAATAGATAG GAAATTGCCATTTCAGGAGAAACATGTTATGCAACAGGCATCGATTCTAGGGAACTTGGAAGAATTTGGGGTGTTGAAGAATGCTATTGGGAGGGAACAATGTGATTGTGAGGAGGCATCTGAAGATGAGAAAAATGGTGTCTCTGCAGTGGTTGAATTTGGTGCAGGAAGAGGGTATTTGACACAAATGCTTGCTGATTGTTATGGGATCAAAAGGGTTTTTCTAGTTGAGCGGAAGTCATACAAGCTGAAG GCTGATCGATCCTTGCGACAGAAAGAGAGCTTGATATTAGAGCGTTTGAGAATTGACA TTGAGGATTTAAACTTGAATGCTGTTGAGTCTTTACGAGGATCTCCTTACCTGGCTATTGGTAAACATCTTTGTGGGCCTGCTACAG ATTTGACTCTAAGATGTTGCCTTGCTGAACATTTTAGTCAGGATAGTGTCGAACACTGCAGTGCTAATCGGAATCTGAGAGGTCTAGCTATAGCAACATGTTGCCATCATCTTTGCCAGTGGAAACACTATACAA gtaaaaaatatttatcacaTTTGGGGATCACCAAGGAAGAATTTCATGCAATTACATGGTTTACCAGTTGGGCGGTAGATGCTGACCATGGTTCAGATCTTCCTGAAGTTCCTGATGTCAAATTGCAACTAGAGTCAAT TGAAAATAAAGAATGTGGTGGAGATGCAAGTGGAGTTGAAGACATTGTGAGGAACATGAAAGCAGTTGAAAGGGCAGTCTTGGGGTTTATGTGCAAGCAGATTATTGACATGGGAAGATTGATGTGGGTCAAGGAATGTGGTTTAGAAACAGAGTTTGTCAAATATGTTCCATCAAGCATTTCTCCTGAAAACCATTTACTGATTGCCAGACATACTAATCAATTTTGA
- the LOC126709411 gene encoding uncharacterized protein LOC126709411 isoform X3 produces the protein MEERRCKFWLPKKNRFCANLPLHDSLFCGNHNPRSNGQWIPCPLDPSHSVLKENLDWHVKRCPLLKQVQSLTLQPFYQKGINAGRDNDDDEEEEKVEDLVAINKPGSESLDNISSEMKRRAVYGMSAPDFCKLIEKIEAVHGLICKDIRDSYKMPEACNVWMKREIDRKLPFQEKHVMQQASILGNLEEFGVLKNAIGREQCDCEEASEDEKNGVSAVVEFGAGRGYLTQMLADCYGIKRVFLVERKSYKLKADRSLRQKESLILERLRIDIEDLNLNAVESLRGSPYLAIGKHLCGPATDLTLRCCLAEHFSQDSVEHCSANRNLRGLAIATCCHHLCQWKHYTSKKYLSHLGITKEEFHAITWFTSWAVDADHGSDLPEVPDVKLQLESIENKECGGDASGVEDIVRNMKAVERAVLGFMCKQIIDMGRLMWVKECGLETEFVKYVPSSISPENHLLIARHTNQF, from the exons ATGGAGGAGAGGCGCTGCAAATTCTGGCTTCCCAAAAAGAACAGATTCTGTGCCAACCTCCCTCTCCACGATTCCTT GTTCTGTGGCAACCACAACCCCAGGTCCAATGGCCAGTGGATTCCATGCCCACTTGACCCTTCTCA CTCTGTGCTCAAAGAAAATCTTGATTGGCATGTTAAGAGATGCCCATTACTCAAACAAGTTCAATCCTTGACTCTCCAACCCTTTTATCAAAAGGGTATCAATGCTGGCAgagataatgatgatgatgaagaagaagaaaaggttgAAGATTTGGTTGCAATAAATAAGCCTGGTTCGGAGTCTTTGGATAATATATCTTCTGAAATGAAGAGACGTGCTGTTTATGGAATGAGTGCGCCTGATTTCTGTAAATTGATTGAGAAGATTGAGGCTGTTCATGGGTTAATATGTAAGGATATCCGGGACTCATATAAGATGCCAGAAGCTTGCAATGTATGGATGAAGAGAGAAATAGATAG GAAATTGCCATTTCAGGAGAAACATGTTATGCAACAGGCATCGATTCTAGGGAACTTGGAAGAATTTGGGGTGTTGAAGAATGCTATTGGGAGGGAACAATGTGATTGTGAGGAGGCATCTGAAGATGAGAAAAATGGTGTCTCTGCAGTGGTTGAATTTGGTGCAGGAAGAGGGTATTTGACACAAATGCTTGCTGATTGTTATGGGATCAAAAGGGTTTTTCTAGTTGAGCGGAAGTCATACAAGCTGAAG GCTGATCGATCCTTGCGACAGAAAGAGAGCTTGATATTAGAGCGTTTGAGAATTGACA TTGAGGATTTAAACTTGAATGCTGTTGAGTCTTTACGAGGATCTCCTTACCTGGCTATTGGTAAACATCTTTGTGGGCCTGCTACAG ATTTGACTCTAAGATGTTGCCTTGCTGAACATTTTAGTCAGGATAGTGTCGAACACTGCAGTGCTAATCGGAATCTGAGAGGTCTAGCTATAGCAACATGTTGCCATCATCTTTGCCAGTGGAAACACTATACAA gtaaaaaatatttatcacaTTTGGGGATCACCAAGGAAGAATTTCATGCAATTACATGGTTTACCAGTTGGGCGGTAGATGCTGACCATGGTTCAGATCTTCCTGAAGTTCCTGATGTCAAATTGCAACTAGAGTCAAT TGAAAATAAAGAATGTGGTGGAGATGCAAGTGGAGTTGAAGACATTGTGAGGAACATGAAAGCAGTTGAAAGGGCAGTCTTGGGGTTTATGTGCAAGCAGATTATTGACATGGGAAGATTGATGTGGGTTAAGGAATGTGGTTTAGAAACAGAGTTTGTCAAATATGTTCCATCAAGCATTTCTCCTGAAAACCATTTACTGATTGCTAGACATACTAATCAATTTTGA
- the LOC126709411 gene encoding uncharacterized protein LOC126709411 isoform X5 produces the protein MEERRCKFWLPKKNRFCANLPLHDSLFCGNHNPRSNGQWIPCPLDPSHSVLKENLDWHVKRCPLLKQVQSLTLQPFYQKGINAGRDNDDDEEEEKVEDLVAINKPGSESLDNISSEMKRRAVYGMSAPDFCKLIEKIEAVHGLICKDIRDSYKMPEACNVWMKREIDRKLPFQEKHVMQQASILGNLEEFGVLKNAIGREQCDCEEASEDEKNGVSAVVEFGAGRGYLTQMLADCYGIKRVFLVERKSYKLKADRSLRQKESLILERLRIDIEDLNLNAVESLRGSPYLAIGKHLCGPATDLTLRCCLAEHFSQDSVEHCSANRNLRGLAIATCCHHLCQWKHYTSKKYLSHLGITKEEFHVITWFTSWAVDADHGSDLPEVPDVKLHLESIENKECGGDASGVEDIVRNMKAVERAVLGFMCKQIIDMGRLMWVKECGLETEFVKYVPSSISPENHLLIARHTNQF, from the exons ATGGAGGAGAGGCGCTGCAAATTCTGGCTTCCCAAAAAGAACAGATTCTGTGCCAACCTCCCTCTCCACGATTCCTT GTTCTGTGGCAACCACAACCCCAGGTCCAATGGCCAGTGGATTCCATGCCCACTTGACCCTTCTCA CTCTGTGCTCAAAGAAAATCTTGATTGGCATGTTAAGAGATGCCCATTACTCAAACAAGTTCAATCCTTGACTCTCCAACCCTTTTATCAAAAGGGTATCAATGCTGGCAgagataatgatgatgatgaagaagaagaaaaggttgAAGATTTGGTTGCAATAAATAAGCCTGGTTCGGAGTCTTTGGATAATATATCTTCTGAAATGAAGAGACGTGCTGTTTATGGAATGAGTGCGCCTGATTTCTGTAAATTGATTGAGAAGATTGAGGCTGTTCATGGGTTAATATGTAAGGATATCCGGGACTCATATAAGATGCCAGAAGCTTGCAATGTATGGATGAAGAGAGAAATAGATAG GAAATTGCCATTTCAGGAGAAACATGTTATGCAACAGGCATCGATTCTAGGGAACTTGGAAGAATTTGGGGTGTTGAAGAATGCTATTGGGAGGGAACAATGTGATTGTGAGGAGGCATCTGAAGATGAGAAAAATGGTGTCTCTGCAGTGGTTGAATTTGGTGCAGGAAGAGGGTATTTGACACAAATGCTTGCTGATTGTTATGGGATCAAAAGGGTTTTTCTAGTTGAGCGGAAGTCATACAAGCTGAAG GCTGATCGATCCTTGCGACAGAAAGAGAGCTTGATATTAGAGCGTTTGAGAATTGACA TTGAGGATTTAAACTTGAATGCCGTTGAGTCTTTACGAGGATCTCCTTACCTGGCTATTGGTAAACATCTTTGTGGGCCTGCTACAG ATTTGACTCTAAGATGTTGCCTTGCTGAACATTTTAGTCAGGATAGTGTCGAACACTGCAGTGCTAATCGGAATCTGAGAGGTCTAGCTATAGCAACATGTTGCCATCATCTTTGCCAGTGGAAACACTATACAA gtaaaaaatatttatcacaTTTGGGGATCACCAAGGAAGAATTTCATGTAATTACATGGTTTACCAGCTGGGCGGTAGATGCTGACCATGGTTCAGATCTTCCTGAAGTTCCTGATGTCAAATTGCATCTAGAGTCAAT TGAAAATAAAGAATGTGGTGGAGATGCAAGTGGAGTTGAAGACATTGTGAGGAACATGAAAGCAGTTGAAAGGGCAGTCTTGGGGTTTATGTGCAAGCAGATTATTGACATGGGAAGATTGATGTGGGTTAAGGAATGTGGTTTAGAAACAGAGTTTGTCAAATATGTTCCATCAAGCATTTCTCCTGAAAACCATTTACTGATTGCTAGACATACTAATCAATTTTGA
- the LOC126709411 gene encoding uncharacterized protein LOC126709411 isoform X4 has product MEERRCKFWLPKKNRFCANLPLHDSLFCGNHNPRSNGQWIPCPLDPSHSVLKENLDWHVKRCPLLKQVQSLTLQPFYQKGINAGRDNDDDEEEEKVEDLVAINKPGSESLDNISSEMKRRAVYGMSAPDFCKLIEKIEAVHGLICKDIRDSYKMPEACNVWMKREIDRKLPFQEKHVMQQASILGNLEEFGVLKNAIGREQCDCEEASEDEKNGVSAVVEFGAGRGYLTQMLADCYGIKRVFLVERKSYKLKADRSLRQKESLILERLRIDIEDLNLNAVESLRGSPYLAIGKHLCGPATDLTLRCCLAEHFSQDSVEHCSANRNLRGLAIATCCHHLCQWKHYTSKKYLSHLGITKEEFHVITWFTSWAVDADHGSDLPEVPDVKLHLESIENKECGGDASGVEDIVRNMKAVERAVLGFMCKQIIDMGRLMWVKECGLETEFVKYVPSSISPENHLLIARHTNQF; this is encoded by the exons ATGGAGGAGAGGCGCTGCAAATTCTGGCTTCCCAAAAAGAACAGATTCTGTGCCAACCTCCCTCTCCACGATTCCTT GTTCTGTGGCAACCACAACCCCAGGTCCAATGGCCAGTGGATTCCATGCCCACTTGACCCTTCTCA CTCTGTGCTCAAAGAAAATCTTGATTGGCATGTTAAGAGATGCCCATTACTCAAACAAGTTCAATCCTTGACTCTCCAACCCTTTTATCAAAAGGGTATCAATGCTGGCAgagataatgatgatgatgaagaagaagaaaaggttgAAGATTTGGTTGCAATAAATAAGCCTGGTTCGGAGTCTTTGGATAATATATCTTCTGAAATGAAGAGACGTGCTGTTTATGGAATGAGTGCGCCTGATTTCTGTAAATTGATTGAGAAGATTGAGGCTGTTCATGGGTTAATATGTAAGGATATCCGGGACTCATATAAGATGCCAGAAGCTTGCAATGTATGGATGAAGAGAGAAATAGATAG GAAATTGCCATTTCAGGAGAAACATGTTATGCAACAGGCATCGATTCTAGGGAACTTGGAAGAATTTGGGGTGTTGAAGAATGCTATTGGGAGGGAACAATGTGATTGTGAGGAGGCATCTGAAGATGAGAAAAATGGTGTCTCTGCAGTGGTTGAATTTGGTGCAGGAAGAGGGTATTTGACACAAATGCTTGCTGATTGTTATGGGATCAAAAGGGTTTTTCTAGTTGAGCGGAAGTCATACAAGCTGAAG GCTGATCGATCCTTGCGACAGAAAGAGAGCTTGATATTAGAGCGTTTGAGAATTGACA TTGAGGATTTAAACTTGAATGCTGTTGAGTCTTTACGAGGATCTCCTTACCTGGCTATTGGTAAACATCTTTGTGGGCCTGCTACAG ATTTGACTCTAAGATGTTGCCTTGCTGAACATTTTAGTCAGGATAGTGTCGAACACTGCAGTGCTAATCGGAATCTGAGAGGTCTAGCTATAGCAACATGTTGCCATCATCTTTGCCAGTGGAAACACTATACAA gtaaaaaatatttatcacaTTTGGGGATCACCAAGGAAGAATTTCATGTAATTACATGGTTTACCAGCTGGGCGGTAGATGCTGACCATGGTTCAGATCTTCCTGAAGTTCCTGATGTCAAATTGCATCTAGAGTCAAT TGAAAATAAAGAATGTGGTGGAGATGCAAGTGGAGTTGAAGACATTGTGAGGAACATGAAAGCAGTTGAAAGGGCAGTCTTGGGGTTTATGTGCAAGCAGATTATTGACATGGGAAGATTGATGTGGGTTAAGGAATGTGGTTTAGAAACAGAGTTTGTCAAATATGTTCCATCAAGCATTTCTCCTGAAAACCATTTACTGATTGCTAGACATACTAATCAATTTTGA